From the Oryzias latipes chromosome 22, ASM223467v1 genome, one window contains:
- the LOC101167664 gene encoding uncharacterized protein LOC101167664 isoform X3, which translates to MGILISAARMKKYIYLKITALLSIVTPIIIYIWTKTTVGELIRKQHEPSVFCPWMISEQTITPLKNTKHLLVSAYMDQRLGGFDLRIIGIFKRDLVDALYCSFCCAGFLSETTPSIILPHPDHFGFPYGTMDVLCQIPDNCDATYVTLLTAPSTVTTSEQLWIPIRNKKTSKKEENELDFTVCISTLFGNYNNVLQFAQTLEIYRLLGVNRVVIYNSSCGPELGRLLNGYSQEGFVEMVPWPIDQYLNPSRGWNFKEHGGDLQYFGQIVTLNECIYRSMERSRYVLLNDIDEIIMPYLHDNLNSMMDMLQSHYPNVAEFLIESHVFPNKYFEPSRKFHLHRWSNVPGINILEHIYREDPDSNYHPYKMIVQPRLVEQTSVHELLRSLGEQFYVPMQICRMIHVRVSQLKSLQWEELNEDKRLWDFQEKLIPNVDKVLRRAGLLTED; encoded by the exons ATGGGAATATTAATCTCAGCAGCCaggatgaaaaaatatatatacctGAAGATCACGGCCCTGCTTTCCATCGTTACTCCCATCATCATctacatttggacaaaaaccacAGTAGGCGAGCTGATTCGAAAACAACACGAACCTTCAGTTTTCTGTCCATGGATGATCTCTGAGCAAACCATCACTCCACTCAAAAATACCAAGCACCTGCTGGTGTCAGCCTACATGGACCAAAGATTAGGAGGGTTTGACTTGCGCATCATTGGTATTTTTAAAAGAGACTTAGTCGATGCCCTTTACTGCTCCTTCTGCTGTGCAGGGTTTCTAAGTGAAACTACACCTTCCATCATTTTACCACACCCTGACCACTTTGGATTTCCCTACGGCACCATGGATGTCCTGTGTCAGATCCCTGATAACTGCGATGCCACGTATGTCACCCTTCTCACAGCACCAAGCACAGTTACAACATCGGAACAACTTTGGATACCTATAAGAAACAAGAAAACCTCAAAAAAGGAGGAGAATGAATTGGACTTCACTGTCTGCATTTCTACCCTCTTTGGGAATTACAACAATGTGCTTCAGTTCGCACAAACTCTGGAGATCTACAG gTTGCTTGGTGTGAACAGAGTGGTGATCTATAACAGCAGCTGTGGACCTGAACTTGGCCGTCTCCTAAATGGTTACAGTCAGGAAGGTTTTGTTGAAATGGTTCCATGGCCCATCGACCAGTACCTGAATCCATCCAGAGGCTGGAACTTCAAAGAACATGGAGGAGACCTCCAGTATTTTGGTCAGATCGTCACCCTCAATGAGTGCATCTATAGATCCATGGAGCGTTCGCGCTACGTCCTGCTGAATGATATAGATGAGATCATCATGCCCTACCTACACGACAACCTGAACTCTATGATGgatatgctgcaatcacactatcCAAAT GTAGCAGAGTTCCTCATTGAAAGCCACGTCTTTCCCAACAAATATTTTGAGCCAAGTAGAAAATTCCATCTTCATCGATGGAGCAATGTGCCAGGAATTAACATTCTGGAGCACATCTACAGAGAAGACCCAGACTCAAACTATCATCCATACAAGATGATAGTTCAGCCAAG GTTGGTGGAGCAGACATCTGTGCATGAATTGCTTAGGAGTCTTGGAGAACAGTTCTACGTTCCAATGCAGATCTGTCGTATGATTCACGTTCGTGTGTCCCAGTTAAAGTCATTACAATGGGAAGAGCTAAATGAGGACAAGCGACTGTGGGACTTTCAAGAAAAACTGATTCCTAATGTGGACAAGGTGCTGAGGAGAGCAGGGCTGCTGACAGAAGATTAG